From one Labeo rohita strain BAU-BD-2019 unplaced genomic scaffold, IGBB_LRoh.1.0 scaffold_114, whole genome shotgun sequence genomic stretch:
- the LOC127157645 gene encoding butyrophilin-like protein 2 encodes MKGLEVEWRRTDSKTPVHLYEDGESRPESQHQDYHDRAHFFTDQIQHGNFSLRLDNLRAEDEGRYTCKVYSQQDFGEGVVEIRDVEHLLVTGSDESISVSVGEDTTLNCSVDSHITPEHIEEVSWKKTDEDEDVLVLLYQNNETLSDSSDERYRDRVEFFTAEIPKGNFSLRLKSARTEDKGVYMCQVFAGGLSANATVVLEKLGEP; translated from the exons ATGAAGGGTCTGGAGGTGGAATGGAGAAGAACAGACTCAAAGACTCCGGTTCATCTGTATGAAGATGGTGAGAGTCGACCAGAGTCCCAGCATCAGGATTATCATGATAGAGCTCATTTCTTTACTGATCAGATTCAGCATGGAAACTTCTCCCTCCGTCTGGACAATCTGAGAGCTGAAGATGAGGGACGATACACATGTAAAGTTTACAGTCAGCAGGATTTTGGTGAGGGAGTGGTTGAAATAAGAGATGTTG AGCATTTGCTAGTAACAGGCTCGGATGAGTCTATATCTGTGTCTGTGGGTGAGGACACCACTCTGAACTGCTCTGTAGACTCTCACATCACACCTGAACACATTGAAGAGGTTTCATGGAAGAAAacagatgaagatgaagatgttCTGGTTCTGCTCTACCAAAACAATGAGACTCTATCAGATTCATCAGATGAGCGATACAGAGACAGAGTTGAGTTCTTCACTGCTGAAATCCCCAAAGGAAACTTCTCTCTCAGACTAAAGAGTGCCAGAACTGAGGATAAAGGGGTTTACATGTGTCAAGTGTTTGCTGGAGGACTTTCAGCCAATGCAACTGTAGTACTGGAGAAACTGGGTGagccataa
- the LOC127157644 gene encoding uncharacterized protein LOC127157644: protein MELLVFIFVAVTSVISDGLIVRSPSGPLVAPLQSSVVLPCYVDKPLLMEGLEVEWRRTDSQTLVHLYEDGESRPESQQEDYHDRAHFFTDQIQHGNFSLRLDNLRAEDEGQYTCRVYSQQDSGETVVEIKADSVEHLQVSGSDESIFVSVGEDVSLNCSVDSHITPEHIEEVSWKKTDEDENILVLLYQNNKALPDSSDERYRDRVEFFTAEIPKGNFSLRLKSVRTEDKGVYMCHVFAGELSANATVVLEQLGFSISHIMVLILCIVASGSALLLCWLIYCRSHNEGTTLRLQVSLAICPNITLFFTFIFCGFTERFWNEIIICCALYILRPLMLLNAAPYLNDIQSIRRWIKHVSVDVEYAVFSIVFHTVIFVRIWGISLNYTAEDRNIVIGIFAVMLLMCSCILIKGLTTIREQNASENDQLCEKILSKLIGTADFFYYAVPSMQFVLLCYGFGASRNASLILGPLIMVTVFRWNYVCETKCMCKPIIWRTIWLLYMFVSSLVMVYFYLTTMKSEKDYVGWACTAGFLHLLWAMTYFPYILDDMDYPRKISVYLFGSVGVVLVISVVMMTELILKTVNGKRKVGDLRNIVFPSESVFVLLAMTAQFFKFYKTERRSEPAAQNTAEAHETLMGPNSGISDMTCSQCCQEAARSNDLPATRSNENQDSQNAEGLKETPTNRSNLNQKTEESCEMNPLLKTENQEAGRSDATEIDPLVSQI from the exons ATGGAACTGCTTGTGTTCATTTTTGTGGCTGTAACTTCAGTTATATCTGACg ggttgaTCGTTCGCAGTCCCTCTGGTCCTCTGGTTGCTCCTCTGCAATCTTCAGTGGTTTTACCCTGTTATGTTGATAAACCCTTACTAATGGAGGGTCTGGAGGTGGAATGGAGAAGAACAGACTCACAGACTCTGGTTCATCTGTATGAAGATGGTGAGAGTCGACCAGAGTCTCAGCAGGAGGATTATCATGATAGAGCTCATTTCTTTACTGATCAGATTCAACATGGAAACTTCTCCCTCCGTCTGGACAATCTGAGAGCTGAAGATGAAGGACAATACACATGTAGAGTTTATAGTCAGCAGGATTCTGGAGAAACTGTGGTTGAAATAAAAGCTGATAGTGTTG AGCATTTGCAGGTATCAGGATCAGATGAATCCATATTTGTGTCTGTGGGTGAGGATGTCAGTCTGAACTGCTCCGTAGACTCTCACATCACACCTGAACACATTGAAGAAGTTTCATGGAAGAAAACAGATGAAGATGAAAATATTCTGGTTCTTCTTTACCAAAACAATAAGGCTTTACCAGATTCATCAGATGAGCGATACAGAGACAGAGTTGAGTTCTTCACTGCTGAAATCCCCAAAGGAAACTTCTCTCTCAGACTGAAGAGTGTCAGAACTGAGGATAAAGGAGTTTATATGTGTCATGTGTTTGCTGGAGAACTTTCAGCCAATGCAACTGTAGTACTGGAGCAACTGG GTTTCTCCATTTCACACATAATGGTGTTGATTCTCTGTATTGTTGCATCTGGATCTGCACTTCTGCTCTGCTGGCTGATCTACTGTAGATCACACAATGAAG GCACAACTCTGAGACTTCAAGTTTCACTTGCCATATGTCCAAACATTACTCTGTTTTTTACTTTCATCTTTTGCGGTTTCActgaaa GATTTTGGAATGAGATAATCATTTGTTGTGCTCTTTATATTCTGAGGCCTCTTATGTTGCTAAATGCTGCGCCATATCTAAATGATATTCaaa GCATTAGAAGATGGATAAAGCATGTGAGTGTTGATGTTGAATATGCAGTTTTCTCAATAGTTTTTCATACAG TTATCTTTGTACGTATTTGGGGAATAAGTCTGAATTATACAGCAGAAGACAGAAACATTGTAATAGGCATCTTTGCAGTGATGCTTCTGATGTGTTCCTGCATCTTAATTAAAG GACTGACTACTATCAGAGAACAAAATGCATCTGAAAATGATCAGCTGTGTGAAAAGATTCTTAGCAAATTAATAGGTACAGCTGATTTCTTTTACTATGCTGTACCTTCAATGCAGTTTGTGCTCTTGTGTTATGGTTTTGGAGCTTCAAGAAATG cGTCCTTAATTTTGGGACCTTTAATTATGGTGACGGTATTCCGTTGGAATTATGTATGTGAGACAAAGTGCATGT gTAAACCCATTATATGGAGGACAATATGGTTACTTTACATGTTTGTGTCAAGTTTAGTAATGGTCTACTTTTACCTTACAACTATGAAAAGTGAAAAAG ATTATGTTGGATGGGCCTGCACTGCTGGGTTTCTCCATTTATTATGGGCAATGACATATTTCCCATATATATTAGATGATATGG ATTATCCCCGTAAAATCTCGGTGTATCTGTTTGGATCAGTCGGTGTTGTTTTAGTAATCTCTGTtgtaatgatgacagaactgaTACTGAAAACAG TAAATGGTAAACGTAAAGTGGGGGATCTGAGAAACATTGTATTTCCATCTGAAAGTGTCTTCGTCTTACTTGCGATGACTGCACAATTTTTTAAGTTCT ATAAAACTGAGAGAAGGTCAGAGCCTGCTGCTcag AACACAGCGGAAGCTCATGAAACACTTATGGGACCAAACTCTG GGATTTCAGACATGACTTGTTCACAGTGTTGTCAG GAAGCAGCAAGGTCTAATGACCTTCCAGCTACCAGATCAAATGAGAACCAGGATTCTCAG AATGCAGAAGGGCTTAAAGAAACTCCTACTAATAGATCAAACCTGAACCAGAAAACAGAGGAATCATGTGAAATGAATCCTCTACTAAAGACTGAAAATCAGGAGGCTGGTAGGAGTGACGCGACAGAAATTGATCCACTGGTCTCACAAATATGA